TCTCCAGTTGGCAACATCAGCATACCTTTCAAAAGAATGTCTCCTATGGACAACTACAAATTGCAACAAAATAGAAACAACTGGCAACGTAATACCTATTGACTCCAATAGTATGACTGCCTGCAAATGTATACTAATAGCACACTGAGATGAGTAAGCTGTCAAAAGACTTACCTTTTCACGGACACTGAGAATATTGTCGTACCCAACCCAGTTGATGTCGTTGCCGACTTGGCCGTAGGCCATGGGACTGTCGTGGGTGGCGCTGTACGTGGACGTCCAGTTTCCCGTCAGTAGCAGCTCGCAGATCTAGTGAAGAAGGAATCGCGTTTGGACGCCGCATTTAATGTAAGACATAGGGCTGTGGATCATCCACTGCCACCCACGGAACTATCCACTGGATACACATACCCTGGTTTCCATTTCCActaaactgttttgtttttgtttttttcgtgGATGAACTGGATGAATTGTTTTCAGCATAAGGTAAACTGGAAAGTACTCAAACGAAACTGCAGTCGCGTCCATGACATTTATCACTACATATTGGATAATCAAAGAGTAGTTGTACTCACTGACCACTCAACTGAAAGATAAAAGCCCTTTTCCACGAAAACAACATCTGTGTTTCTAGAAACCAATATATGACTCAGAAGAGCTAGGTATGGTGTAGCTGAGTCTTGTACCTCAGAATAGGAGAGACTTCCGTTAGCTCTCGTGTTTGGACCTGCCATTCCAGGTCCAGCCGAACGCTGACCAAGTCCGAAGTTGACGGGGTTGGGGTCACTAGACGCTAGACGGAATGTGCGTCCAAAAGCCGCTACACCAAGAACCACCTTCTCACGCGGAGCTTTAGCATTTAACCAGCCGGTGATCGCGTCATCCTGAAACGTTAATGTCAAGACCATTTTCTCACATTTcactctcagatttccaacctcataTTTTTTAATGTCTCAAGTAAAATATTGTGCAGTCAACATTTTATGCCTAACTCGTGGTATATCAAATCGTTCTTCGCCTTCATAATGTTCATTATCCCTTCCTGCTTCCGGTTCAGtcgagtgacggaacaagaataaggaGAAATTTACTATTTTTATCATTAAACTGTTTatctctcgtcacgccaaaggacAGTGTTTGATTGCACTCAAGGGTACAAACTGTGGAGAATACTTCTACTGTCCCTTGGCGTGACctcttggaatattgctaaaagtcgcCTTCATTCCACACATTAAACTGTACCAAACAGTGTCCCTTGTCCATGTTACCTCCATATTGCGACTCAATAATGGTTTACGTACCACGTCCGGGTAGAGGGCGCTGTGAATCCCTGTTGAGGTCTCCCAACTGCCGTGGAGGTCATACGCCATGATATTAATGAAGTCAACATGGCTGCAAAATCAGTACAATATTATTAAGACATATTCAAAAACGTATGGTGACTTATCCCTGTTACATTGCTTGCAACACATTACGCTTTTCTCTTATCTGTTTCACTTAATTACCATCGTATTATAACTTTACTTTATCTTTTAATCAAAGCATTTCTCCATGGCACTAGGTTATGACCTAAAACCTGGAATGCCACACCCAATGAAATAAGTATGAAAATTAGAAAACCGGAAGTGGGTGAGTCTGGTTTGATTATACAATGAAATGCCATTAAAATTATACCAGGCTTAATCAAGGGGCATATTGtcaatagtgtgtgtgtgtgttggggggggggtGTTATTCTGCAGAAAAACGTTTTATAAATAAGTAATAATCCGAGGTACGTTTCTTCTCTGCTTATGAACATGCCAGGAATGAGTCAACGGGTTGTTTAATTTGGTTCTCATGGTAACCAAAAACAAGTAACACTGCACATACACGAATCATTTCGTCACGTTTCTGGCGTTAATTTTTATAAAAGGGAAACAGTTAAACGAGACACAGCAATTCATCGTGGTGATTTTTAATAACGGAAATATCAAATGAGTTTTTAGTTAATGGTTATTTGCCGACCTTCGGCGAATCAAATACTGGCTAACCAAGATTCGGTTGATATTTTCCTAATCGAAAAACACCTACGATGAATCACCGATGTCGTTACATGTAAACGTTGTTTGACGTACCGACTCATGTTCTCGATCTGGTAGTAGTTATTTGCTTGGTTGATACCGGCAACAACAGCGATGGTCAAAAGCAACTTTGGCAAATTGCTTGCACGGGCCTCCTGAGTGAAAGCTGTGTCAAGCGCCTGTAATACATAAAGTACTACTagaaatctttgtattgtgtttgttgttataaGACATACAGAACGGAATGTCCACATCTGAGTTGTTTCTACTTATTTCCAACTCTAGAAACCAGGATGCTCCGGTTCTGTACTGCAGCCAGTCATAGCTGAATTACCTTTCCGTGAggggttgtggggtagcctcgtggttaatgAGTTCTCTCtccacgccgaagacacgggttggaatctccacatgggtactatatgtgaagtccatttctggcgttccccgacgtgatattgctggaatattgctaaaagcgacataaaacaaaactcactcacttactcactgccTTGTTATATCGCTTCATGTTCTGGAACAAATGACCCTGAACTCAGATTCCAGTATAGTTCCTCAACTACCTTTCGCGTCATCTAGACATACCTGAAGCAATGTGGTAAACCTGGGCCTGTCGGTTGGGGGGCCTCCTCTTCCGGCAGGGTATTCCCAGTCAATGTCAAGGCCATCAAATTTGTGCTCTCGTAGATACCCAATGGCCGACTCTGAAAAAGTCGCCATGTTGGCTGCGCTGGACACCAGTCTTGTGAACTGGCTATTGTCCGCCTCCCAGCCGCCGATAGCCAACAGAACCTTAAGAGCGGGGTTGGACTTCTTTAGGGACATTATCTCACCGTACCTGCCAGGAAACAGTATCAATTGTTAATAtcaacaatgatgatgatgatgatgatgatgatgatgatgatgatgatgatgatgatgatgatgatgctaaaATCCAGCTCAACGATTAGATTTTCGAATTGTGTAGAAACTATCATACATCTGCTCAACAATTCAAGTACATTTATTGACTTTTTGAGTTTGTGTCTCGGATTGTTCGCTAAGAATTTTCTGGAGTGGAATAATGGATTGTACTTCTGTCTATAATCACATTGCAGAGGCTGAAGCACGCTCCCGCCTggttgttaaagcattcgctttatttcatgaaatatatataaattggTTGGTATGTTGTTTTCTTCCTGTATACCTTGATATAAATAAAGAGAGGTTAGTCGGGACAGGTGCCTCCCAGTAGGAAATGTTCAACATTTATATTTAGAATACAGCTGGATTTGCTTTCGATTGAATGCACCATTGCTCAAGACAATGTCCTTCATATATTTCATACCCTTTTTTAATTATGAAACAAACAGCCCAGTATCGATGAAAGGTACAAAGTTTAGGAGGGATGTATATAGagcatgaaacaacatcttttcaCAAAGTGtttttaataatatatatttattatttttgatATAGAATTATATTTTTTCCACTTGAGTAGATTAGCGTCACCAAAAGGTGACAGTGTCTCGAGTGCCAGGTGTTGCATAAGGATGGGTATAACAGAGAATTGTGTACAGAGAAGCTTATATTGTGAtgtgatatgtattaaaatattGGAAGACTTTTGTATAACGTAAAAACACTTATAATCGAGTTAATGCTTTAGTTAAGCAAGAACACAACAAAAATCGCTATGCTTGATTAAACTCTAATAAAAGATTTtaatcatgtcaaaataaaaaaatatttggaaataaGGAAAAGAACAATTTAACATCAACACGTTGATTaagagtttgtttgtttgtttgatctaGTTTGTTTCTCCACTCTCCAAAACAAGCCCTGAGATTTTACACAACAACTTGATTTGGCCAGGACATATCAAAGATCACTGATCCAAAACACTGAGAAACACTTTAACAAATATGATGAAGAACAGAACTTCAAATCGAGCTTAACTTGACTCCCGGTATGAAAATTGGAAATATTCGTAGATTTCGGTGTGTTACGAAATTTTCCAAACGCATGTCGAAATATTGGTTTTAGACCAGTGTAACACAATACATACCGATTTCATGTTTGTGTCGGTAAATACCAATAAACCCGCTATATTGCGGAGTCCTAGTGCTGCCGCAACTATTCTAAGGTAAATAATCTCCTTATCCATTTAAACTTCAAACACATATGGTATTGAAACGTTTGAAAAAGTATTTAAAGGGGCTAGGGAGTGCGGTAAACAAGTGTGTGAAAAGGGGGGATAATTTGAGTTTTAATTGTCGCTATTTTACCTGTCAAATTAGGGATCTGCTTAACCACGATAATTTTTGTAATGTTCGAAACCTGCAGTCAGGAATTTAACTGAAACATTCATTCGCAGTGAACAGAAAACAGGATTAGCTCACAGTGTAAAGTCGTTGTATTCAGTAGGGTTGATGGTGTTGTTCTCCAGGGCGGCAAAGGCATAGATGATGTGTGTACACAGCGCTGGGTCAATGTCCTGTGGGGTGAAGACTGCGTTTACCCTGTACTGAGACCAGTTTGTGAAGTAGCAGAACCGCACATAGCCGTAACTTCTCGAGAAGGCGAGAAACAACGCCAGCAGCAGGGTGAGCGTAGAGACAGAGACCAACATCCTGGCCTGGGGATAAAGAAGCTATCTTTGTTTCTGTATGACAGTCTATGTCGAATTAAATCTTAgtccgacaatccagtgattgatgtcatgctTATTGATCTGGAATACGATTatacatcaaccaagtcagcgagcctaaccacttTATCCAGTAGGTTGAACAATCggctgaagattaattctgaCCAAGATCTTCACGGATCATGTAGAAAATGTCAGTTATGGCATCGGATTTAAAGTGAATCCTGTTAAATAAATTTTGTTATCTTTTTCAAGCCTATGAAGACATTAgactgaaacaaaatggaacCCCAACGCCTCTCGATCATCTAAAGACTACTCTGGTATGCTTGTGCTATAATGGAACTATTGTTTAACCTGCCTTGAAACCCATATTTCATactgtgaaatgtttgaaatttgaatttgaaaataaggtcaaagtAAAACACCATACGATGATTCATTGCAGACATACATACCTGTGCAAGTGGGTTATTGAGGTTAAGATTAGGTAAGGTTAGTTTTAATCAAATGCttaatcaatatttcagtttacatGGAGCAGACCCGCATTTGCAACCTTGATGAAACCTTTTGTCAGGGATATGATGCTAACACGCGGGGATCATAAACAGTAAGAATCTGAATCGACGCAATGGTGTGCTCTGGAACCACCGATataggggcggttgggtagcctcgtgtagaaagcgttcgctcatcacaccgaggATCCGGgctcgatttcccatatgggtca
The nucleotide sequence above comes from Haliotis asinina isolate JCU_RB_2024 chromosome 5, JCU_Hal_asi_v2, whole genome shotgun sequence. Encoded proteins:
- the LOC137283866 gene encoding chitinase-3-like protein 1, which translates into the protein MTTTLNTDSPSGAIDNDDVKKFLLTLCSNCLSLDPRGIIHRVTVTMDIKYCSDVNQNVLLYSGLQILSAPATATENNDARMLVSVSTLTLLLALFLAFSRSYGYVRFCYFTNWSQYRVNAVFTPQDIDPALCTHIIYAFAALENNTINPTEYNDFTLYGEIMSLKKSNPALKVLLAIGGWEADNSQFTRLVSSAANMATFSESAIGYLREHKFDGLDIDWEYPAGRGGPPTDRPRFTTLLQALDTAFTQEARASNLPKLLLTIAVVAGINQANNYYQIENMSRHVDFINIMAYDLHGSWETSTGIHSALYPDVDDAITGWLNAKAPREKVVLGVAAFGRTFRLASSDPNPVNFGLGQRSAGPGMAGPNTRANGSLSYSEICELLLTGNWTSTYSATHDSPMAYGQVGNDINWVGYDNILSVREKAKYIRDRGLAGSMIWSLDFDDFRNICGDNRYPLAGALLEQLPSDGEVGAPTTTQCETTTTAQLTTTDAVSTTTTSETTTTPEATTTAIRQSTTTPSDVPTTPSDDSTPSDPGWVTTTPTPSTTPTTTPIPTEGTSAPTTKAPRRPTLSPPRIPFSRPVGPDVCSLRLSNANSDTLVQGNPRLFVAWRRGVISIVCECPATFVYNPCIKLCDYRTNRATCSRWF